From Micromonospora echinospora, one genomic window encodes:
- a CDS encoding arabinan endo-1,5-alpha-L-arabinosidase translates to METRTEMPPVGSRCRGWRAWSAAGVAVATLVAAGVLVGSPPGSAASPGTTPGHRGTVGTDQGPPGGSRPAAASTDVAVAAYPQPGRVAGDIGVHDPTVVKRPEGGYLVAHTGTNVALKTSTDRITFRNAGAVFPGGAPWTTTYTNGSRNLWAPDLSYHNGRYLLYYSASTFGSNRSAIFLATSTTGASGSWTHEGLVVESRTSDNFNAIDPNLTIDDQGRWWLSFGSFWSGIKLVPIDPATGRRSGTAMHSLASYGPGIEAPVIVKRGAWYYLYVSFDRCCQGAASTYRTMVGRSAAPTGPFLDRAGRNMLSGGGTEILASHGSVHGPGHPAVLADHDGDLLFYHYYADNGVSLLGINRIGYDAAGWPYLF, encoded by the coding sequence ATGGAGACGAGAACCGAGATGCCGCCGGTGGGTTCCCGGTGCCGCGGCTGGCGGGCATGGTCGGCAGCCGGGGTGGCGGTGGCGACGCTGGTGGCCGCCGGTGTGCTGGTCGGGTCACCCCCGGGATCAGCGGCGAGCCCCGGCACGACCCCCGGCCACCGGGGCACCGTCGGGACCGACCAGGGGCCTCCCGGCGGCAGCCGGCCGGCCGCCGCGTCCACGGACGTCGCGGTGGCGGCCTACCCCCAGCCGGGCCGGGTCGCCGGGGACATCGGCGTGCACGACCCGACGGTCGTCAAACGCCCCGAGGGCGGCTACCTCGTCGCCCACACCGGCACCAACGTCGCGCTGAAGACCTCCACCGACCGGATCACCTTCCGCAACGCCGGCGCGGTCTTCCCCGGTGGCGCGCCGTGGACCACCACCTACACCAACGGCAGCCGCAACCTCTGGGCGCCGGACCTGTCGTACCACAATGGTCGCTACCTCCTGTACTACTCGGCGTCGACCTTCGGCTCGAACCGGTCGGCGATCTTCCTCGCCACCAGCACCACCGGCGCGTCGGGCAGCTGGACCCACGAGGGCCTGGTCGTCGAGTCGCGCACCAGCGACAACTTCAACGCCATCGACCCGAACCTGACGATCGACGACCAGGGCCGCTGGTGGTTGAGCTTCGGCTCGTTCTGGTCCGGCATCAAACTCGTCCCGATCGACCCCGCCACCGGGCGACGGTCGGGCACGGCGATGCACAGCCTGGCCTCCTACGGACCCGGCATCGAGGCTCCCGTCATCGTCAAGCGGGGCGCCTGGTACTACCTGTACGTCTCGTTCGACCGCTGCTGCCAGGGCGCCGCCAGCACCTACCGGACGATGGTCGGTCGCTCCGCCGCCCCGACCGGGCCGTTCCTCGACCGCGCCGGCCGGAACATGCTCTCCGGCGGCGGCACGGAGATCCTCGCCTCGCACGGCAGCGTCCACGGCCCCGGCCATCCGGCCGTGCTCGCGGACCACGACGGCGACCTGCTCTTCTACCACTACTACGCCGACAACGGGGTGTCGCTGCTCGGCATCAACCGGATCGGGTACGACGCCGCCGGGTGGCCCTACCTCTTCTGA
- a CDS encoding family 43 glycosylhydrolase, giving the protein MPPPRRTRPAPRRPARPDHTGHPARRWLRATLAAVLVTLAVSAGLPVAGPAHAAPAVTYTNPLANQRADPHIVRHTDGYYYLTATVPQYDRIVLRRASTLQGLATAPETTIWYRHASGEMGAHIWAPEIHFINNRWYVYFAAGRTDDVWRIRMYVLENASANPLTGSWTERGRITTPWDTFSLDASTFVVNGVRYLTWAQQEPGISTNSNVYLARMGANPWQITGTVTRLVVPTYDWETRGFRVAEGPAVIQRNGRVFLTYSASATDANYCLGMLTASATANLLDPAAWSKSPTPVFASNAATGQYGPGHNSFTVSEDGQSDILVYHDRNYRDIVGDPLDDPNRRTRIQKLYWNADGTPNLGIPVPDGVTPVRLRSHDLSTSYLRHYDYRARVEPNVTNLADSQFRIVTGLAGAGSVSLESTNNPGYYLRHRGFALYVERDDGTALFDADASFQRRAGLADASGLSLESQNFPGRYVRHRDGLLHLEAVNSTAERASATFHLE; this is encoded by the coding sequence ATGCCCCCACCCCGCCGCACCAGGCCCGCCCCCCGTCGGCCCGCCCGCCCGGACCACACCGGCCACCCCGCCCGCCGGTGGCTACGGGCGACCCTGGCCGCCGTACTGGTGACCCTCGCCGTCTCGGCCGGCCTGCCGGTGGCCGGGCCCGCGCACGCCGCCCCCGCGGTCACCTACACGAACCCGCTGGCGAACCAGCGCGCCGACCCGCACATCGTCCGGCACACCGACGGCTACTACTACCTGACGGCCACCGTGCCGCAGTACGACCGGATCGTGCTGCGCCGCGCGTCCACCCTGCAGGGCCTGGCCACGGCCCCCGAGACGACGATCTGGTACCGGCACGCCAGCGGGGAGATGGGCGCCCACATCTGGGCACCCGAGATCCACTTCATCAACAACCGGTGGTACGTCTACTTCGCCGCGGGGCGGACCGACGACGTGTGGCGGATCCGGATGTACGTGCTGGAGAACGCGAGCGCGAACCCGCTGACCGGCTCGTGGACCGAACGCGGCCGGATCACCACGCCGTGGGACACCTTCAGCCTGGACGCCTCGACCTTCGTGGTCAACGGTGTGCGCTACCTGACCTGGGCGCAGCAGGAGCCGGGCATCTCCACCAACTCCAACGTCTACCTCGCCCGGATGGGCGCCAACCCCTGGCAGATCACCGGCACGGTGACCCGGCTGGTCGTGCCGACGTACGACTGGGAGACCCGGGGGTTCCGGGTGGCCGAGGGACCGGCGGTGATCCAGCGCAACGGCCGGGTCTTCCTGACCTACTCGGCGAGCGCGACGGACGCCAACTACTGCCTCGGGATGCTGACCGCCTCCGCCACGGCGAACCTGCTCGACCCGGCCGCCTGGAGCAAGAGCCCCACCCCGGTGTTCGCCAGCAACGCCGCCACCGGCCAGTACGGCCCCGGACACAACTCGTTCACCGTCTCCGAGGACGGGCAGAGCGACATCCTGGTCTACCACGACCGCAACTACCGGGACATCGTCGGTGACCCGCTCGACGACCCGAACCGACGGACCCGGATCCAGAAGCTGTACTGGAACGCGGACGGCACCCCGAACCTCGGCATCCCGGTGCCCGACGGCGTCACGCCGGTCCGGTTGCGCTCGCACGACCTGTCCACCAGCTACCTGCGGCACTACGACTACCGGGCCCGGGTCGAGCCGAACGTCACCAACCTGGCCGACTCGCAGTTCCGCATCGTCACCGGGCTCGCCGGGGCCGGCTCGGTGTCGCTGGAGTCGACCAACAATCCCGGCTACTACCTGCGGCACCGGGGCTTCGCCCTGTACGTCGAGCGGGACGACGGCACGGCGCTCTTCGACGCGGACGCGAGCTTCCAGCGGCGGGCCGGCCTGGCCGACGCCTCGGGGCTCTCGCTGGAGTCGCAGAACTTCCCGGGCCGGTACGTACGCCACCGGGACGGGCTGCTCCACCTGGAGGCGGTGAACTCGACGGCCGAGCGGGCCTCGGCCACCTTCCACCTGGAATAG